Proteins from a single region of Bacteroidota bacterium:
- a CDS encoding Crp/Fnr family transcriptional regulator, with the protein MGLLDLLTEEDRKIFSRTQKEKNILKNELLFSEGNSPSGVHVLIKGKVKLFTTDVQGREQIIHLARPGDIMGYRAVLGNDSYSCSASALEDSLVTIIPRETFFLLLEQNAAFSHSIIKLLTAELRHAEHHLAGMARKPVKARLADAVLHLAETYGYEEDGSTLPVSLTREEIAGLVGTATETTIRILKSMEEEGLLATSGRKIRLLDVTALRRCARNA; encoded by the coding sequence ATGGGGTTGCTTGATCTGCTAACGGAAGAAGACAGAAAAATATTTTCCCGTACACAAAAGGAAAAAAATATTCTGAAGAACGAATTGCTTTTTTCAGAAGGCAATTCTCCTTCCGGAGTTCATGTGCTGATCAAAGGGAAAGTGAAACTTTTTACTACAGATGTACAGGGCAGGGAACAGATCATTCATCTTGCGAGACCAGGAGATATAATGGGTTATCGTGCTGTGCTCGGAAATGATTCTTATTCCTGCAGCGCATCGGCGCTCGAAGATTCGCTGGTAACGATCATTCCGCGCGAAACTTTTTTTCTTCTCCTCGAACAGAATGCCGCTTTTTCCCATTCCATCATTAAATTACTTACAGCAGAATTGCGTCACGCCGAGCATCACCTTGCGGGAATGGCGCGCAAACCGGTGAAGGCGCGGTTGGCTGATGCTGTTTTGCATCTTGCAGAAACTTACGGTTACGAAGAGGATGGCAGTACCTTACCCGTTTCGCTTACGAGAGAAGAAATAGCAGGGCTTGTGGGAACAGCAACGGAGACCACGATCCGTATTCTGAAAAGCATGGAAGAGGAGGGTTTGCTGGCAACTTCCGGAAGGAAGATCCGTCTTCTTGATGTGACCGCTTTGCGCCGTTGTGCCCGAAACGCGTGA
- a CDS encoding glutathione peroxidase, which yields MKKIILPAVFSFALISISMQTDTSIKTLYDFHAKTIDGTDYDFTKLKGKKVLIVNTASMCGFTPQYADLEKLYEKYQPTGKFEILGFPCNQFGQQEPGPNDTIKAFCTKNYGVTFQMMDKIDVKGENQDAIYKWLTTKSENGLENSEVKWNFQKYMIDENGKLVGHVMSPDKPFCDKIVNWIEGK from the coding sequence ATGAAAAAAATAATTCTACCCGCCGTTTTTAGTTTCGCTCTTATTTCTATATCCATGCAAACCGATACTTCCATCAAAACGCTCTATGATTTTCATGCGAAAACCATTGACGGAACTGATTATGATTTTACCAAACTGAAAGGGAAAAAAGTGCTGATCGTGAATACCGCTTCCATGTGTGGATTCACTCCACAGTATGCCGACCTCGAAAAATTATACGAGAAATATCAGCCCACCGGAAAATTTGAGATCCTTGGATTTCCATGCAACCAGTTCGGCCAGCAGGAACCCGGACCGAATGATACAATCAAGGCATTCTGCACGAAGAATTATGGCGTGACTTTCCAGATGATGGACAAGATCGATGTTAAAGGAGAGAACCAGGATGCGATCTATAAGTGGCTGACGACAAAGAGTGAGAATGGTTTAGAAAATAGCGAAGTGAAATGGAATTTTCAGAAATACATGATCGATGAGAATGGAAAATTAGTGGGGCACGTCATGTCGCCCGACAAACCTTTCTGCGATAAGATCGTGAACTGGATCGAAGGAAAATAA
- a CDS encoding heme exporter protein CcmB translates to MIPNRIFAAVSILKQTIGLLRLEFIQEARQKYAFYGVLLFVVSTVFICKFSFHTVKDVPTWNSLFWIILLFAAVTAAARSFSRESKGRLLYLYTLADPRAVLLGKLVYNILLMCFLGAAALCIFAFLIGFPVQGQPMFLLGLFLGCIALASSFTMISAIASKAGNNFTLMAILGFPVVLPVLLAAIKISKYAADGLSWYGALNYLGVLAAMNIVVAALAYLLFPYLWRD, encoded by the coding sequence ATGATACCGAATCGTATCTTTGCCGCCGTGTCTATTCTGAAACAGACGATCGGATTATTACGGCTTGAATTCATACAGGAGGCAAGACAGAAATATGCTTTTTACGGTGTGCTGCTTTTCGTTGTTTCCACAGTCTTCATCTGCAAATTCAGTTTTCATACTGTTAAAGATGTGCCCACCTGGAATTCTCTTTTCTGGATCATTCTTCTTTTTGCTGCTGTTACCGCAGCCGCAAGAAGTTTCTCGCGCGAAAGCAAAGGACGTTTGCTCTACCTCTACACCCTTGCAGATCCACGAGCCGTTCTGCTCGGAAAATTAGTTTACAATATTCTGTTGATGTGTTTTCTTGGCGCAGCAGCACTCTGCATTTTTGCATTTCTCATTGGATTTCCTGTACAGGGCCAACCGATGTTCCTGCTCGGATTATTTCTCGGATGCATCGCACTTGCTTCATCATTCACGATGATCTCGGCCATCGCTTCCAAAGCAGGAAATAATTTTACTCTCATGGCCATTCTCGGTTTCCCCGTTGTACTTCCTGTTTTACTTGCCGCGATAAAAATTTCCAAATACGCAGCCGACGGACTTTCCTGGTACGGAGCATTGAATTATTTAGGTGTACTTGCTGCGATGAACATCGTAGTCGCAGCACTCGCATATCTCCTCTTTCCGTACCTTTGGCGCGACTAA
- the ccsA gene encoding cytochrome c biogenesis protein CcsA has protein sequence MKRNWWKFLCVVLLFFTLIFGIITPLSPGILLTSNSIIPTYSAPFTVQITGYNTRFLQNEKTFGAWLVNWDKNKPVHICANSVVVKDDTHADLLFPPVSALDSMFFDLTVYNDADGRMYMDHAIFTSDTLRGGIVPMCDAKVKNEKQDHFAFPFRNILYESIRNLFFHVPMWFTMIALLSWALWNNLRFLRNFDMKYDRRSNTAIMTAVIFGICGLITGSMWARVTWGAWWVDDVKLNGTAITMLAYLAYIVLRNAIDDEQKCARVTAIYSIFAYVMMIVLIGILPRLADSLHPGNGGNPGFNSYDLDNTLRPVFYMAAAGWILLGFWIYSLKLRIQNIKIHLQNQ, from the coding sequence ATGAAGCGGAATTGGTGGAAATTTCTTTGTGTGGTACTGCTTTTTTTCACTTTAATTTTCGGAATTATCACCCCGCTTTCTCCCGGAATTTTACTCACGTCAAATTCCATCATTCCCACTTACTCGGCCCCCTTCACTGTGCAAATTACCGGGTACAATACGCGTTTTCTGCAGAATGAAAAAACATTCGGTGCATGGCTCGTCAATTGGGATAAGAATAAACCGGTTCACATTTGCGCAAATTCTGTTGTAGTGAAAGATGATACGCACGCCGATCTTCTTTTTCCGCCCGTGAGCGCACTCGACAGTATGTTTTTCGATCTCACTGTTTATAATGATGCCGACGGAAGAATGTATATGGATCACGCCATTTTTACTTCCGACACACTTCGTGGCGGAATAGTGCCTATGTGCGATGCGAAAGTGAAGAATGAAAAGCAGGATCATTTTGCTTTTCCGTTCCGGAATATTCTGTATGAGTCGATCCGCAATTTATTTTTTCATGTTCCCATGTGGTTCACGATGATCGCACTTCTTTCATGGGCTTTGTGGAATAATCTGCGCTTTCTCCGGAATTTCGATATGAAATATGACCGGCGTTCCAATACAGCCATCATGACCGCAGTCATTTTCGGAATTTGTGGATTGATCACCGGTTCCATGTGGGCGCGCGTTACGTGGGGTGCGTGGTGGGTGGACGATGTGAAACTGAACGGAACTGCCATTACCATGCTTGCTTATCTCGCCTACATTGTATTGAGAAATGCAATTGATGATGAACAGAAATGTGCTCGTGTTACTGCCATCTACAGCATTTTCGCTTACGTGATGATGATCGTACTCATTGGAATTCTTCCGCGTCTCGCCGATTCTCTTCACCCGGGAAATGGTGGTAATCCTGGTTTCAATTCCTATGATCTCGACAATACGCTGCGCCCTGTTTTCTATATGGCGGCTGCTGGATGGATCCTGCTCGGCTTTTGGATCTATTCATTGAAACTCCGGATACAAAATATTAAAATTCACCTTCAGAACCAATGA
- a CDS encoding cytochrome c maturation protein CcmE yields the protein MKKTHIIGILLIALTIGSMFALLGNSSTYSDFANAMKADDEVHVAGTLDRSKKMVYDPASDPNKFSFYMIDRKGNERHVILLKSKPQDFERSQQVVIIGSMKGDDFIAKDVLMKCPSKYNSGVEIPVK from the coding sequence ATGAAAAAAACACACATCATCGGAATATTACTCATTGCACTTACCATCGGCAGCATGTTTGCGCTGCTCGGAAATTCCAGCACCTATTCCGATTTTGCAAATGCAATGAAGGCAGATGATGAAGTGCATGTGGCAGGCACACTCGACCGAAGCAAAAAAATGGTTTATGATCCGGCTTCCGATCCGAATAAATTCTCGTTTTACATGATCGATCGCAAAGGAAATGAACGTCATGTTATTCTTCTCAAAAGCAAACCCCAGGATTTCGAACGTTCGCAACAAGTGGTGATCATCGGGTCCATGAAAGGAGATGATTTCATTGCGAAAGATGTGCTCATGAAATGTCCTTCGAAATACAACAGCGGAGTTGAAATCCCCGTTAAATAA
- the ccsA gene encoding cytochrome c biogenesis protein CcsA: protein MTQQYQGEQLLWGEIGHMLVVIAFISALFSVIVNYLRVKQDNGEIKWKSTARFFYTTHAVSAFGILLTLLLMIVKHRYEYQYVWQHSKSDMKMNYVLACIWEGQEGSTLLWLVWHGVIGLILMKRAKQWEAPVLTVVALVQVFLSMMLLGIYVGGVHVGSNPFGLMRLQEDNIGLPWTKMPDYLAHISDGHGLNPLLQNYWMTIHPPTLFCGFALTTIPFAFAIAGLWTKKYHDWQSAALPWAFTGVMVLGTGILMGGAWAYESLSFGGFWAWDPVENASLVPWLVLVGAAHVMLLYKQKGQSLFTTFLLCIFAFLLIVYSTFLTKSGILAKTSVHAFTDDGLNEELTAFMGFFLWLSVMLLSFNTRLKIIYTAIAVLVLIMFFNGMHGASMLLLLVSSFISLILGYWKFFPKTDKEEELWSREFWMFIGSLVLLVAAFQIIFYTSSPVVNKFLEVSPVHHFMQSMYHQTGWQWIGKMADANIAPDKDVVNFFNKWQISFAVIICLLVGFTQYLKYRNTDFKTFIREIRIPLIASIVLSVIISFTIYYNSQWNSVTQKKQYIFMLCSILLFSCIFTILANANYWRKVFGGKISKAGASIAHVGFGVLILGVVISTSKKDTISRNTSKMDLTGFAEDIDNLENIYMLKGDTLPMGPYLVTYTNHQRKIKNGTGYVYFNVDFIEKGDNGKPEKVFTLSPFYQLNPIMGNAREPDTKHYIFRDIYSSVKFAEDRLLDDSAEKADLNSDHYDEPLEHNLTFRDTLGLENCILVLDSANEDSLSPLNQTNEKNLVAYFSIFNSKMERHIIESRIFFDKKTSVFKRILDGEDESTGVKVSFADVDNETKKLKIYTSIRLNHKPDYMVLQVSVFPGINILWIGCLIMITGTFIAVRERVRKKNRDDKKAA, encoded by the coding sequence ATGACACAGCAGTACCAGGGCGAACAATTATTATGGGGAGAGATCGGTCACATGCTTGTGGTCATTGCATTTATCTCCGCTCTTTTTTCCGTGATCGTGAATTACCTGCGCGTCAAGCAGGATAACGGAGAAATAAAATGGAAATCCACCGCAAGATTTTTCTACACCACGCACGCAGTTTCTGCTTTCGGGATTTTACTCACGCTGCTTTTGATGATCGTCAAACACCGTTACGAATATCAATACGTGTGGCAGCATTCGAAGAGCGATATGAAAATGAATTATGTTCTTGCCTGCATCTGGGAAGGACAGGAAGGAAGTACGTTGCTCTGGTTAGTGTGGCACGGCGTCATCGGTTTGATATTGATGAAAAGAGCGAAGCAATGGGAAGCGCCGGTACTCACTGTTGTTGCGCTCGTGCAGGTTTTTCTATCCATGATGCTGCTCGGAATTTATGTGGGTGGTGTTCACGTTGGCAGTAATCCATTCGGATTGATGCGCCTCCAGGAAGACAACATCGGTTTGCCCTGGACAAAAATGCCGGATTATCTCGCACACATTTCCGACGGACACGGATTGAATCCGCTCCTCCAGAATTATTGGATGACCATTCACCCTCCTACTCTTTTCTGTGGATTTGCACTGACCACTATTCCATTTGCATTTGCGATCGCAGGATTGTGGACAAAAAAATATCACGATTGGCAATCGGCTGCTTTACCCTGGGCATTCACCGGCGTAATGGTGCTCGGCACCGGAATTCTCATGGGCGGTGCGTGGGCGTATGAGTCGTTGAGCTTCGGAGGATTCTGGGCGTGGGACCCGGTTGAAAATGCATCACTCGTTCCCTGGCTCGTACTTGTAGGCGCGGCGCACGTGATGTTGCTTTACAAACAAAAAGGACAATCGCTCTTCACCACATTTCTCCTCTGCATTTTTGCTTTTCTTCTCATAGTGTATTCCACCTTTCTCACGAAGAGCGGGATCCTCGCAAAAACTTCCGTGCATGCATTTACAGATGATGGGCTCAATGAAGAACTCACTGCCTTCATGGGATTTTTTCTCTGGCTTTCGGTGATGCTGCTTTCTTTCAATACTCGTTTGAAAATTATTTACACAGCGATCGCCGTACTGGTTCTCATTATGTTTTTCAACGGAATGCACGGCGCATCCATGTTGCTGCTGCTCGTCTCCTCGTTCATTTCGCTCATTCTCGGTTACTGGAAATTTTTTCCGAAGACCGACAAAGAAGAAGAATTGTGGTCGAGAGAATTCTGGATGTTCATCGGTTCTCTTGTTCTTCTTGTTGCTGCATTCCAGATCATCTTCTACACTTCATCGCCGGTCGTGAATAAATTCCTCGAAGTTTCTCCTGTTCATCATTTCATGCAGAGCATGTATCACCAGACCGGGTGGCAATGGATAGGAAAAATGGCCGATGCGAATATTGCACCCGATAAAGATGTGGTGAACTTCTTCAACAAATGGCAGATCTCATTCGCAGTCATCATTTGCCTGCTCGTTGGTTTCACACAATACCTGAAATACAGGAACACAGATTTCAAAACTTTTATCCGTGAGATCCGCATTCCGCTTATTGCTTCCATTGTTCTTTCCGTCATCATTTCGTTTACGATCTATTACAACAGCCAATGGAATTCAGTAACGCAGAAAAAACAATACATCTTCATGTTGTGTTCCATCCTGCTCTTCTCCTGCATCTTCACCATTCTTGCCAATGCGAATTACTGGAGAAAAGTTTTCGGTGGAAAAATTTCAAAAGCAGGTGCGTCCATCGCGCACGTAGGATTCGGTGTGCTGATACTTGGCGTGGTAATTTCCACTTCTAAAAAAGATACCATCTCGAGAAATACTTCGAAAATGGATCTCACTGGTTTTGCCGAGGACATTGACAATCTCGAAAATATTTATATGCTCAAAGGAGATACGCTGCCAATGGGACCTTATCTCGTAACGTACACAAATCACCAGAGAAAAATAAAGAACGGAACCGGTTACGTTTATTTCAATGTCGATTTTATCGAGAAGGGCGATAATGGGAAACCGGAAAAAGTTTTTACGCTCAGCCCGTTTTACCAGTTGAATCCCATTATGGGAAATGCGCGTGAGCCCGATACCAAACATTATATCTTCCGCGATATTTATTCGTCGGTGAAATTTGCCGAGGATCGTTTACTGGACGATTCTGCTGAAAAAGCAGATCTTAATTCCGATCATTATGATGAACCACTGGAACATAATCTCACCTTTCGCGATACGCTTGGATTGGAGAATTGCATTCTTGTCCTCGACAGTGCCAATGAAGATTCGCTCTCCCCGCTGAACCAGACAAATGAAAAAAATCTCGTTGCCTACTTCAGCATTTTCAATTCGAAGATGGAACGCCACATAATCGAGTCGCGCATTTTCTTCGATAAGAAAACATCGGTGTTCAAGCGCATTCTCGATGGAGAAGATGAATCGACCGGTGTCAAAGTCTCTTTTGCCGATGTGGACAATGAAACGAAAAAGCTGAAAATATACACGAGCATCCGCCTCAATCACAAACCGGATTACATGGTGCTGCAGGTTTCTGTTTTTCCCGGAATAAATATTCTCTGGATCGGTTGCCTCATTATGATCACCGGAACTTTCATTGCCGTACGCGAACGTGTCCGGAAAAAAAACAGGGACGATAAAAAAGCAGCATGA
- a CDS encoding DUF2520 domain-containing protein has product MKDLRCALIGSGNVATHLGIALHRAGVRITCVYSRNGAHARTLAAKVHSKAVTKISGINEADVFLIAVKDDAISAIAKKLNVNDGIVLHTSGSVGIDVLKKFNQHGVLYPLQSLSVNRNIHLEDVPMCIEANDKSTLLSVSNIASVLSDFVYELDSHQRAAAHLAAVFANNFSNHMYHIADSILEEHDLPFDLVRPLILETAMKVLDHSPAASQTGPASRNDKHVISRHLASLKKNPALRKIYFDITKNIAAQKKKRKK; this is encoded by the coding sequence ATGAAAGATCTTCGTTGTGCACTCATCGGTTCAGGAAATGTAGCCACGCACCTCGGCATCGCGTTACATCGCGCGGGCGTACGCATCACGTGCGTGTACAGCCGCAATGGCGCACATGCACGCACGCTCGCTGCAAAAGTGCATTCAAAAGCGGTCACAAAAATTTCCGGGATCAATGAAGCAGATGTTTTTCTAATTGCGGTAAAAGATGATGCAATCTCCGCCATAGCGAAAAAACTCAATGTGAACGACGGGATCGTTCTCCATACTTCCGGTAGTGTGGGAATAGACGTGCTGAAAAAATTCAATCAGCACGGTGTACTTTATCCTTTGCAATCACTTTCCGTCAACCGGAATATCCACCTCGAAGATGTTCCGATGTGCATCGAGGCGAATGACAAAAGCACTTTACTTTCGGTGAGCAATATTGCGAGTGTGCTTTCTGATTTTGTTTATGAACTGGATTCACACCAGCGCGCAGCCGCGCATCTCGCAGCCGTGTTCGCAAATAATTTTTCCAATCACATGTATCACATCGCGGATTCCATACTCGAAGAACACGACCTTCCCTTCGATCTCGTTCGCCCGCTTATCCTGGAAACTGCAATGAAAGTGCTCGATCATTCTCCTGCTGCTTCACAAACGGGCCCCGCTTCGAGAAATGATAAGCATGTGATCAGCCGGCATCTTGCTTCGCTGAAAAAAAATCCGGCTTTGAGAAAAATTTATTTCGACATCACGAAAAATATTGCTGCGCAGAAAAAGAAAAGAAAAAAATGA
- a CDS encoding 3-deoxy-D-manno-octulosonate 8-phosphate phosphatase: MNGNFKSRLHSVKAFIFDIDGVLTDGKLILNSDGSISRSVNAKDGYALSRAVKAGFKVAIISYGREEVMKKRYSELGLTEVYLGITDKEEKLKEFESVYYLNADEILFMGDDVPDLLAMKRCGVPCCPYDAVHEIREISVYVSPMKGGDGCARDVIEQVMRLQGKW, encoded by the coding sequence ATGAACGGAAATTTTAAATCACGTTTGCACAGCGTAAAGGCATTTATTTTCGATATCGACGGCGTACTTACCGACGGAAAACTCATTCTCAATTCCGACGGTTCCATTTCAAGAAGTGTGAATGCGAAAGATGGTTATGCTTTAAGCCGCGCAGTGAAAGCCGGTTTCAAAGTGGCGATCATTTCCTACGGCCGCGAAGAAGTGATGAAAAAAAGATATTCAGAACTCGGGCTCACCGAAGTTTATCTCGGCATCACCGACAAAGAAGAAAAACTGAAAGAATTTGAAAGTGTTTATTACCTGAATGCAGATGAAATACTTTTCATGGGCGATGATGTTCCTGATCTCCTGGCAATGAAAAGATGCGGAGTTCCCTGTTGTCCGTATGATGCCGTGCACGAGATCCGCGAAATTTCTGTTTATGTTTCTCCAATGAAAGGTGGCGATGGTTGCGCGCGCGATGTGATCGAACAGGTGATGCGATTACAGGGAAAATGGTAA
- a CDS encoding geranylgeranylglycerol-phosphate geranylgeranyltransferase translates to MISFLKLIRLPNLLIMAFMQYMVRYCVILPILELRKHDLDFSLLELQMTPLDFFLLVLSTVMIGAAGYIINDYFDVRIDGVNRPETNPIGKVVKRRVAMAAHMTINIIGALLGVYLSWKYGLLRVGAFIFLSAPALLWFYSTNLKRQFFIGNFIIALLSGLVPLVVILFEIPNIYKAFPELVQGGYLDLSFASHITLIVGLFAFLVTLLREIIKDAEDYEGDLEYGCKTIPVVLGISKTKILISTLIGLVVCAIGYVQYLQFDAKDWISFIYFLVLLQVPFLFLAYRVMNAKGKNDWRFMSFIVKILMVAGISYLFVFAHSIHELIAADVS, encoded by the coding sequence ATGATCTCCTTCCTCAAACTTATTCGTCTCCCGAATCTTCTCATCATGGCTTTCATGCAGTACATGGTGCGATACTGTGTTATCCTTCCCATACTCGAATTGCGCAAACATGATCTTGATTTTTCATTGCTGGAATTGCAGATGACCCCGCTCGATTTTTTCCTGCTTGTTCTTTCTACGGTAATGATCGGTGCGGCAGGATACATCATCAACGATTATTTCGATGTGAGGATCGACGGAGTGAATCGGCCGGAAACAAACCCGATCGGTAAAGTGGTCAAGCGGCGCGTTGCGATGGCGGCACACATGACGATCAATATCATCGGCGCTCTGCTCGGTGTTTATCTTTCCTGGAAATACGGATTGCTGCGCGTGGGTGCATTTATTTTTCTCTCTGCTCCTGCCCTGCTCTGGTTTTATTCCACGAATCTTAAACGGCAGTTTTTCATTGGTAATTTCATCATTGCACTACTTTCAGGATTGGTTCCACTGGTGGTCATACTTTTCGAGATCCCGAATATTTACAAGGCGTTTCCCGAATTAGTGCAGGGCGGTTATCTCGATCTCAGTTTTGCTTCTCACATCACACTCATCGTCGGACTTTTTGCATTCCTGGTTACATTGCTTCGCGAAATAATAAAAGATGCAGAAGATTACGAAGGCGATCTTGAATACGGATGCAAAACAATTCCTGTGGTTCTGGGAATTTCAAAAACAAAAATTCTCATCAGTACGCTTATCGGCCTCGTAGTTTGCGCCATCGGTTATGTGCAGTACCTGCAATTTGATGCGAAGGACTGGATCTCTTTCATTTATTTTTTAGTGTTGCTGCAGGTGCCTTTTCTTTTTCTTGCTTACCGCGTGATGAATGCGAAAGGAAAAAACGACTGGAGATTCATGAGTTTCATTGTGAAGATCCTCATGGTCGCCGGGATCTCCTACCTCTTCGTTTTCGCACACAGCATTCATGAACTTATCGCTGCTGATGTTTCCTGA
- the maf gene encoding septum formation protein Maf has product MFPENLSGKKIILTSRSPRRQFLLRECGLEFEIAENEIEEYFPPELKAEQIALYLCKKKAEALYDDLDEYSLLITADTIVWIEGRVLNKPNDEADALRMLKMLNGKKHEVFTGVYLMSLMDEKTFCVRSEVYFKNRTDEELLNYIRIKNPFDKAGAYGAQECLQPGMNPCSNEENDFLKKIGKTSLLEKCLPPAGENPFVLVDHIEGSYFNVMGLPVKELFEELQKF; this is encoded by the coding sequence ATGTTTCCTGAAAATCTTTCCGGCAAAAAAATAATTCTGACTTCACGATCTCCACGGAGACAATTTTTATTGCGTGAATGTGGTTTGGAATTTGAGATCGCTGAAAATGAAATCGAAGAATATTTTCCACCCGAACTGAAAGCAGAACAGATCGCTCTTTATCTCTGTAAGAAAAAAGCAGAGGCGTTATATGATGATCTCGATGAATATTCATTGCTGATCACCGCAGACACCATTGTGTGGATCGAGGGCCGTGTATTGAATAAACCGAATGACGAAGCCGATGCTTTACGGATGCTGAAAATGCTCAATGGAAAAAAACATGAAGTGTTCACCGGAGTTTACCTCATGTCTTTGATGGATGAAAAAACTTTTTGTGTACGCAGCGAAGTGTATTTCAAAAACAGGACGGATGAAGAATTGCTGAATTACATCCGCATAAAAAATCCGTTCGATAAAGCAGGTGCGTATGGTGCGCAGGAATGCCTCCAACCGGGAATGAATCCGTGCTCCAATGAAGAAAATGATTTTCTGAAAAAAATTGGCAAAACTTCTTTGCTGGAAAAATGTCTTCCTCCTGCAGGAGAAAATCCATTCGTGCTGGTCGATCACATCGAAGGATCTTATTTCAATGTGATGGGATTGCCGGTGAAAGAATTGTTTGAGGAGTTGCAAAAATTCTGA
- a CDS encoding FAD-binding protein gives MKYNSVDQEIITQLISIAGKEYVFADEENREKYGRDETEDLIYKPSVIVKPRTANEISEILKLANNKKISVTPRGAGTGLSGGALPIHAGICLSMERFNKILEIDERNLQATVEPGVINEEFQNAVKEKKLFYPPDPASKGSCFLGGNLAHSSGGPKAVKYGTTRDYVLNMEMVLPTGEIVWTGANVLKYSTGYNLTQLMIGSEGTLGVITKIIFKLIPYPENNLVMLVPFHSAEKACEAVNAVFRAGIIPSGMEFMERDAIDWVRKFEKDISVEVSDDVKAHLLIEVDGNEMDLLYKDAEKISQVMQRFECGEILFADQQSQKDMLWKMRRKVAEAVRSNSVYKEEDTVVPRAELPELLRGVKAIGKKYGFRSVCYGHAGDGNMHVNIIKGELSDDVWKNELPKGITEIFQLCVKLGGTISGEHGIGLVQQPYLPIAIDKKRIELMRGIKKLFDPNEILNPGKIFY, from the coding sequence ATGAAATACAATTCGGTCGATCAGGAAATCATTACTCAACTCATTTCCATTGCAGGGAAAGAATATGTTTTTGCTGATGAAGAAAACCGTGAGAAATACGGGCGCGATGAAACGGAAGATTTAATTTACAAACCTTCTGTGATCGTGAAGCCGCGTACAGCAAATGAAATTTCAGAAATTCTGAAACTTGCGAATAATAAAAAAATTTCGGTCACTCCGCGCGGCGCCGGCACAGGGCTGAGCGGAGGCGCGCTTCCCATACACGCGGGAATCTGCTTGTCGATGGAACGGTTCAATAAAATTCTTGAAATAGATGAACGGAATCTCCAGGCAACTGTGGAGCCCGGCGTGATCAATGAAGAATTTCAGAATGCGGTGAAAGAAAAAAAACTTTTTTATCCGCCCGATCCTGCTTCGAAGGGAAGTTGTTTTCTCGGCGGAAATCTCGCGCACAGTTCCGGCGGGCCGAAAGCAGTGAAATATGGAACGACGAGAGATTATGTATTGAACATGGAAATGGTTCTTCCTACTGGCGAGATCGTGTGGACGGGCGCGAATGTGCTGAAATATTCCACGGGTTATAATTTAACACAACTCATGATAGGCAGTGAAGGAACGCTGGGCGTGATCACAAAAATTATTTTCAAACTCATTCCGTATCCTGAAAATAATCTTGTGATGCTGGTTCCTTTTCATTCGGCGGAAAAAGCATGTGAAGCGGTGAATGCAGTTTTCCGTGCAGGAATTATTCCATCGGGAATGGAATTCATGGAGCGTGATGCGATCGATTGGGTGAGAAAATTTGAAAAGGATATTTCAGTTGAAGTAAGTGATGATGTAAAAGCTCATTTGCTGATTGAGGTGGACGGAAATGAAATGGATTTGCTTTACAAAGACGCAGAAAAAATTTCGCAAGTGATGCAGCGATTCGAATGCGGTGAAATTCTTTTTGCCGATCAGCAATCGCAGAAAGATATGTTGTGGAAAATGCGCAGGAAAGTTGCGGAGGCCGTTCGGTCAAATTCAGTTTACAAGGAAGAAGACACTGTTGTTCCGAGAGCAGAATTACCGGAACTCTTAAGAGGGGTGAAAGCCATTGGCAAAAAATATGGATTCAGATCCGTTTGTTACGGCCATGCGGGCGATGGAAATATGCATGTGAATATCATTAAAGGAGAGTTGAGTGATGACGTGTGGAAGAATGAATTGCCAAAAGGGATCACAGAAATTTTTCAATTGTGCGTGAAACTCGGCGGAACTATTTCCGGTGAACACGGAATTGGTTTGGTGCAGCAACCTTACCTGCCCATTGCCATTGATAAAAAAAGAATTGAACTCATGCGCGGAATAAAAAAACTATTCGATCCGAATGAGATATTGAATCCCGGGAAAATATTTTATTGA